The following proteins are encoded in a genomic region of Tigriopus californicus strain San Diego chromosome 6, Tcal_SD_v2.1, whole genome shotgun sequence:
- the LOC131882208 gene encoding protein phosphatase 1H-like has protein sequence MIGRFRNALYNAIGNLDVENAPNGSLLANGSGSHDGSSSTSSRHSFKNSDMKVKYAYQRPIFLQMFTDDEIQVTADHLVRPIMVPRDIQILPWFAGYAEAINAGKSLRNEDQASFHRGVLRTQDAPEDDLECDREWEIPYVYFGIFDGHAGSGCAVTAANELHQMVHKKLMGILHHLVPDATCPSSCGQGVMWFPSRDISVESLVIGALESAFWEMDHQIGDDKRRYKMLGGCTVLVSLFILGKLYVANAGDSRGVLCRNKTPYPMSFDFTPVSERQRLQQLGFQKPQLLGNEYTHVDYCRRPLRNDVGKKMLYRDAHMTGWSYKEITPDDLKFPVVYGEGKRSRLLATIGVTRGFGDHDLKAQSQNGSVFIKPFLTPQPEVKVLDVEHEAISEADVLVMATDGLWDVVSNEKVAEVVHNGLKLYEEADEERQKYRFISIAQDLVMAARGKLVERNWQRNDETPATIDDISVIAIPILAYKKEYAEWESEHRYKELKYPKSASTPSLNGKASPKVLAKKHKETPRTDIQPRKPEAEPLKPRDTLVAPTNSSSLKSPDTSTADEDALEAEINAEIGVEVSADDDQINEESVK, from the coding sequence ATGATTGGGCGTTTTCGAAACGCCTTGTACAATGCCATTGGCAATTTGGACGTGGAAAATGCCCCCAATGGCTCGCTCCTCGCTAATGGATCGGGGTCGCACGACGGGTCCTCGTCGACTTCCTCGCGTCATTCGTTCAAGAACTCGGACATGAAGGTGAAATATGCCTACCAGCGACCCATTTTCTTGCAAATGTTCACGGATGACGAGATCCAAGTGACGGCTGACCATTTGGTTCGACCCATCATGGTGCCCCGTGACATTCAGATCTTACCGTGGTTTGCCGGTTACGCCGAAGCCATCAATGCCGGCAAGTCGCTCCGGAACGAAGATCAGGCCTCGTTTCATCGGGGCGTGCTTCGGACGCAGGATGCGCCGGAGGACGATCTAGAGTGCGACCGAGAGTGGGAGATTCCCTACGtgtattttggaatttttgatgGTCACGCGGGTTCAGGCTGCGCCGTCACGGCCGCGAATGAACTTCATCAAATGGTGCATAAAAAGCTGATGGGTATTCTTCACCACCTGGTGCCAGACGCCACCTGTCCCTCCTCTTGTGGCCAGGGCGTGATGTGGTTTCCTTCGCGTGACATCTCCGTCGAGAGTCTGGTCATCGGAGCGTTGGAATCGGCCTTCTGGGAAATGGACCATCAGATCGGCGATGACAAGCGACGATATAAGATGCTCGGTGGTTGCACTGTCCTCGTCTCGTTATTCATTTTAGGCAAATTGTACGTGGCCAATGCGGGTGATTCTCGGGGTGTCTTGTGTCGGAACAAGACACCTTATCCAATGTCATTCGACTTCACGCCCGTGTCTGAGCGTCAAAGGTTGCAACAGCTCGGCTTTCAGAAGCCCCAGCTCTTGGGCAATGAGTACACCCACGTGGACTATTGCCGGCGACCGCTCAGAAACGACGTGGGCAAGAAGATGTTGTATCGCGATGCCCACATGACGGGGTGGTCGTACAAAGAGATCACCCCCGACGACCTCAAGTTCCCTGTTGTGTATGGCGAGGGCAAACGAAGCCGTCTGCTCGCCACCATCGGCGTTACACGGGGTTTCGGGGATCACGATCTCAAGGCCCAATCACAGAATGGCTCGGTTTTCATCAAACCTTTTCTTACACCCCAACCGGAAGTCAAGGTGCTAGATGTAGAGCACGAGGCCATATCTGAGGCCGATGTCCTAGTCATGGCCACCGACGGCCTCTGGGATGTAGTGAGCAATGAAAAAGTCGCAGAAGTTGTGCACAATGGCCTCAAGCTTTATGAGGAGGCAGACGAAGAGCGTCAGAAATACAGATTCATCTCCATAGCGCAAGATCTGGTGATGGCTGCTCGTGGGAAACTAGTCGAACGCAATTGGCAACGAAATGACGAGACTCCGGCAACCATCGACGACATTTCCGTGATTGCCATCCCTATCTTGGCCTACAAGAAGGAGTATGCCGAGTGGGAGAGTGAGCATCGCTATAAAGAGCTCAAATATCCCAAGTCAGCCTCAACACCCTCGTTGAATGGAAAGGCAAGTCCAAAAGTCCTGGCCAAGAAACATAAAGAGACTCCCAGAACTGACATACAACCTCGGAAACCCGAGGCCGAGCCACTAAAGCCTCGGGATACCCTTGTTGCTCCCACCAACTCGTCTAGCTTAAAATCCCCCGATACATCAACCGCCGATGAAGACGCATTAGAGGCGGAAATCAACGCCGAAATTGGAGTGGAGGTCTCTGCCGACGATGACCAAATTAACGAGGAATCGGTCAAGTGA
- the LOC131882212 gene encoding uncharacterized protein LOC131882212 — protein sequence MMSNFKSSGLVLVLAGFVLIQGFDEESHSSTSFWNALPRDHMVLKRPLVGIWPRVKYAVRRMRKSGTQLVDKRGWPIPIQDQKKSDSDELEESRSVQSLPSHHNLITTIDGLILDALKHNSMEYWCRNASFQRMISIREELLLSDPADFVSKIPTKLC from the exons ATGATGTCCAATTTCAAGTCATCAGGCCTTGTATTGGTGTTGGCGGGATTTGTGCTTATCCAAGGATTTGACGAG GAAAGCCATTCATCGACCTCGTTTTGGAATGCACTCCCCAGGGACCACATGGTTTTGAAGCGTCCTCTAGTGGGAATTTGGCCACGCGTGAAATACGCGGTCCGAAGAATGAGAAAATCTGGAACTCAACTGGTAGACAAACGAGGCTGGCCGATCccaattcaagatcaaaagaaATCTGATTCGGATGAATTGGAGGAATCCCGGTCCGTCCAATCACTACCCAGTCATCATAATTTGATAACCACCATAGATGGGCTGATCCTTGACGCTTTGAAGCACAACTCCATGGAATATTGGTGCAGGAACGCATCTTTCCAAAGGATGATCTCGATTCGGGAGGAGCTTCTGCTGAGCGATCCTGCGGACTTCGTTTCCAAGATCCCCACAAAGCTGTGTTAA
- the LOC131882210 gene encoding uncharacterized protein LOC131882210, protein MSVLTNEKALVGQDLEPVYQHFLALAAPPGSHGDPEGDPEGHAPDPNSVSGPDKSDESDAPEYRFKKKESVSTMAKSLLKHRLQTLTGQSMAQIQVRLGYDLIRDGNGMGVRDMRRLARLMLRQAHGQLGPPPARPNPRKRAPEAPALAPHEAPEPAVKRSRSSRRSVLPDSSLTPASTTPPKTTRSRRSLNTWATSESPACRLVPEPKTQPSPLIEDAPTEDDWGLENPTPAMIALKRKSLSRRGAKVTLDQFKAQKAVVVAQSRVQARPMRSNLPGASFEDENGQTRRCHITLIQGVSITLKYQSLVALMPEFRGAHLSMVHTPAEWGRGDVSNMIQCLRSTNQEAGLPCFLVLVGCAPVTVPIYLDALHRHTQHVQCVVIDRQDQNLEQGPNGMLRETCSYFLLAYFFPGCHDAQNSVPFPMVRKDMTTCFRTQSVEDLENTIVHALTVEGDCVLDLCCRGRELSLAAQKMGRFAVAIDEDEDKLERLKDKAKAIAVHHDKTFKGADVQILKM, encoded by the coding sequence ATGTCCGTCTTGACCAACGAGAAGGCCCTAGTAGGCCAAGACCTGGAACCGGTCTACCAACACTTCCTGGCTTTGGCCGCCCCACCCGGATCCCACGGCGACCCCGAGGGCGACCCCGAGGGCCACGCCCCGGACCCTAACTCCGTCTCCGGCCCGGACAAGTCGGACGAGTCGGACGCGCCCGAGTATCGCttcaagaagaaggagagcGTGTCCACTATGGCCAAGAGTTTGCTCAAGCACCGCCTCCAAACCCTGACCGGCCAGAGCATGGCCCAAATCCAAGTCCGATTGGGCTATGACCTCATCCGCGATGGCAATGGCATGGGCGTGCGCGACATGCGACGCTTAGCCCGCCTCATGCTGCGCCAGGCCCACGGTCAACTGGGACCCCCGCCGGCCCGGCCCAATCCCCGCAAACGAGCGCCGGAAGCGCCGGCCTTGGCCCCACATGAAGCGCCGGAACCGGCCGTCAAACGATCGCGCTCCTCGCGACGCTCGGTCCTGCCGGACTCGTCACTTACGCCGGCATCGACCACGCCGCCCAAGACCACCCGGAGTCGCCGATCGCTGAATACTTGGGCTACCTCCGAATCGCCGGCCTGCCGTTTGGTTCCCGAACCAAAAACCCAGCCCAGCCCGCTGATCGAAGACGCCCCGACTGAAGACGATTGGGGGTTAGAAAACCCCACGCCCGCCATGATCGCCTTGAAACGCAAAAGTCTGAGCCGTCGGGGGGCCAAGGTCACTTTAGACCAGTTCAAGGCCCAGAAAGCCGTGGTGGTGGCTCAATCTCGGGTCCAAGCCCGGCCCATGCGATCCAACTTACCGGGCGCTTCCTTCGAAGACGAGAACGGCCAAACCCGGCGTTGTCACATTACGCTCATTCAAGGTGTCTCCATCACGTTAAAATACCAGTCCTTGGTAGCATTGATGCCCGAGTTCCGGGGCGCTCATCTGTCCATGGTGCACACCCCGGCCGAATGGGGCCGCGGGGACGTGTCCAATATGATTCAGTGCCTGCGAAGCACGAATCAAGAGGCCGGGTTACCCTGTTTCCTAGTCTTGGTGGGCTGCGCCCCCGTGACTGTGCCAATTTATCTGGACGCCCTTCACCGACACACTCAACACGTGCAATGCGTGGTGATCGACCGCCAAGACCAGAACCTGGAGCAAGGCCCCAACGGAATGCTCCGCGAGACTTGTTCCTACTTCCTGTTGGCTTATTTCTTCCCGGGTTGTCATGATGCCCAGAATTCAGTGCCTTTTCCCATGGTCCGGAAAGACATGACCACGTGCTTCCGCACCCAGAGTGTGGAAGATCTCGAGAACACCATCGTCCATGCCCTGACGGTGGAGGGCGACTGCGTACTGGATTTGTGTTGTCGAGGGCGAGAATTGAGTCTGGCCGCCCAGAAGATGGGCCGATTTGCCGTGGCCAttgacgaggacgaggacaaGCTCGAGCGTCTGAAGGATAAGGCCAAAGCCATCGCCGTTCACCACGATAAGACTTTCAAGGGGGCAGAtgtccaaattttgaaaatgtaa
- the LOC131882204 gene encoding sterol regulatory element-binding protein cleavage-activating protein-like, translated as MVSPTSRSSAGQPRARPRPDIPDWVAQQYYRHGLFCASHPKVVLLFTALGMAWTCYPLLSLQQLTSGQIQRYIQPANGSTAEPSPSAGPPPAWWLGSRPVAYLLQVQMKAMVHPYPAADLVRTDAFRGPLASAFKLQLEDLGPYRTPDGKSLEDECLRTDGLSTRYKSSSAVNVLPEYGCLAISPANVWRKDPSAFQMDANIVATVFNYQRSREGHSSLADLMFGMRQRDTGLTQYPMRNRQRVLTYAVTLALKNYDSKFVQSLRSHLQDLYPLHAENNSQFVSDELVHVYYPSRSYYTELLPFCLVLLLLFLYVYFSCNKIELVRSKMGIAFAAVCTVVGAILMALGLSGLSLNMSSVMCVIPYLVAFISLENIMVLTRSVSSTPPHLDVKIRVAQGLSREGWNITKNLFAEITILTLGFFIGIMDPSIQEFSLLAVMGLLSDFFLQTFFFTTVLSMDMSFLELRDVIQKPNYKRQEIFRHPVSGPGLIKKSVDHDTNVVAPQCSTLVPNVESKRVRFINFWAKRRIVQRLFVIGMIVWISLFVYQSDLLDKLFQSTQQPDLPDDNDSEIITQRYRPEDIQEPTQHDIKWNISETYPGIDSLALSKMISSPGAQPPNQNLNPKSTETLNRLQYGPAETWKKLPPSHWSMLFGLYNMSLFGEYVTFLPPIRLSLAISPESASQLRHPEELQVHSMSSEALDFHDKILLEQDVDDFDGIRLDQKEHVAADGYSELSPFVPTSPGELFLAFVFAFPSMLFLVYVMIVFYRCVCSRNYAEWRSSWEGGQSAKQNHDIYTQVVQESVPIVLEGHKYDVEGLVTDAVGNLMVSLCLEGTIRTWDSYTGEKLAEIDRHGFFHHRGQSNHDCQQSHVETLETQGPAYGSDLRPTLNKSVTYDASSAPPSPPLFKINTNFSSIQKNKITCSIDPDHPPSKKPFNFGSFISDTNFVGSLSPPNSQTQGRSSSNSSNESHEVLSSVWCMDCSDQLILVGCAHGRIEAWDARTGAFKCAYDDGTGIGVTHIKMIGHKVVLARLAGYIEFLELASTQNLEKIPRMPKRNLPDTPARRYHVRSHSGISLDNGSDPTMVEDIYLAWLQAIRAHQQPVSCLEYGGGRVLTGSMDHTIRIFRLEDHFNIYTLHGHCGPISTAFVDGTVANCAGSGSQDGMICVWDLLTGACMYSILAHDGEVLCLTYSPSYVISMGSDSKLCVWERFQGHLINTILLDGGSFSRDIIMLTHNLMVTSRKCDLVVWDARLPDPVKIVRLGEKFGIHSVKMMKHLGDTIACNFGNQLRLIHFPLLSDKKD; from the exons ATGGTCAGCCCCACCTCCCGATCTTCTGCCGGACAGCCTCGAGCTCGACCAAGG CCGGATATCCCGGATTGGGTGGCTCAACAATACTATCGGCATGGCCTGTTTTGTGCGTCCCACCCCAAAGTGGTCTTACTCTTCACGGCCTTAGGTATGGCTTGGACTTGTTACCCGCTGCTCTCTTTGCAACAACTCACCTCGGGTCAGATTCAACGCTACATTCAGCCCGCCAATGGCTCCACCGCCGAACCCAGTCCATCCGCCGGGCCCCCACCCGCTTGGTGGTTGGGCTCGCGCCCCGTGGCCTACCTCCTGCAAGTTCAAATGAAGGCCATGGTGCACCCGTATCCGGCCGCAGATCTGGTGCGAACCGACGCCTTCCGGGGGCCGCTGGCTTCGGCTTTCAAGTTGCAACTCGAAGATTTGGGACCGTACCGGACGCCCGACGG CAAATCTTTGGAAGATGAGTGTCTCCGGACGGACGGCTTGTCGACCCGATATAAAAGCAGCAGTGCCGTGAATGTCTTACCCGAGTACGGTTGTCTGGCCATATCCCCAGCTAATGTCTGGCGCAAGGATCCGTCGGCCTTTCAGATGGATGCTAATATCGTGGCGACCGTATTTAACTATCAAAGGTCCCGCGAAGGCCATAGCAGCTTGGCTGACCTCATGTTTGGCATGCGACAACGAGACACGGGATTGACTCAATACCCCATGCGCAATCGCCAACGGGTCTTGACCTATGCTGTCACTTTGGCGCTCAAAAACTACGATTCCAA ATTTGTGCAATCCCTCCGATCTCATCTCCAAGATCTCTATCCGCTCCACGCGGAAAATAACTCACAATTTGTGTCCGACGAATTGGTACATGTTTACTATCCATCCCGCTCGTATTACACGGAACTGCTTCCGTTTTGCCTCGTATTGCTGCTCTTGTTTCTTTACGTCTACTTTTCGTGCAACAAGATCGAGCTCGTCCGATCCAAGATGGGCATTGCTTTTGCTGCCGTTTGTACCGTGGTGGGGGCCATTCTCATGGCCTTAGGGCTGTCCGGATTGAGCTTGAACATGAGTAGTGTCATGTGCGTGATCCCATACCTAGTGGCATTCATTAGCTTGGAGAACATCATGGTGCTCACCCGAAGTGTTTCCTCTACGCCGCCCCATTTGGACGTCAAGATTCGTGTGGCCCAAGGACTCAGTCGCGAGGGCTGGAACATTACGAAGAACTTGTTTGCCGAGATCACAATACTTACCTTGGGCTTTTTCATTGGCATCATGGACCCTTCGATCCAAGAGTTTTCCCTACTCGCCGTCATGGGATTGTTATCAGATTTCTTCCTGCAAACATTCTTCTTCACCACCGTGCTGAGTATGGATATGAGCTTCCTCGAATTGCGAGATGTGATTCAAAAGCCCAACTACAAACGACAAGAGATCTTTCGTCATCCGGTCTCCGGACCCGGATTGATTAAGAAGTCTGTGGATCACGACACGAATGTAGTGGCTCCCCAATGTAGCACCCTCGTGCCCAATGTCGAGTCCAAAAGGGTGCGATTCATCAATTTTTGGGCCAAGCGACGAATTGTTCAGAGGCTCTTTGTGATTGGCATGATCGTTTGGATCTCGTTGTTTGTGTATCAGTCCGATCTCCTGGATAAGCTGTTCCAATCCACACAACAACCCGATCTTCCCGATGACAACGACAGCGAGATCATAACCCAGCGTTACCGCCCGGAAGACATTCAAGAGCCCACTCAGCATGATATCAAATGGAACATATCTGAGACATACCCTGGCATAGACTCTTTGGCTCTATCAAAGATGATCTCATCCCCGGGAGCGCAGCCGCCGAACCAAAACTTGAACCCAAAGTCGACGGAAACACTGAACCGACTTCAGTATGGCCCCGCCGAGACATGGAAGAAATTACCGCCCTCCCATTGGTCCATGTTGTTTGGACTGTATAATATGAGTCTATTTGGTGAATATGTGACATTCTTGCCACCGATCCGACTCTCCTTAGCCATCAGTCCGGAGAGTGCCAGTCAATTAAGACACCCGGAGGAGCTTCAAGTCCATTCCATGTCCAGTGAGGCGTTAGATTTCCATGACAAGATTTTGCTCGAACAAGATGTGGATGATTTTGACGGTATTCGTTTGGACCAGAAAGAGCATGTGGCTGCAGATGGCTACTCAGAACTGAGTCCATTTGTCCCCACCTCGCCGGGAGAGCTGTTCCTGGCCTTTGTATTCGCGTTCCCATCCATGTTGTTCCTTGTCTATGTCATGATTGTGTTCTACCGTTGTGTTTGCTCTCGTAATTACGCAGAATGGAGGAGCTCATGGGAAGGCGGGCAATCCGCTAAGCAAAACCACGATATCTACACACAG GTTGTTCAAGAGTCTGTTCCTATTGTGCTCGAAGGCCACAAGTACGATGTTGAAGGATTGGTCACGGATGCAGTGGGCAATCTCATGGTGAGCTTGTGTCTCGAAGGTACCATCCGAACCTGGGATTCATATACGGGAGAGAAGCTGGCGGAAATTGATCGTCACGG GTTCTTTCACCACCGAGGCCAATCCAACCACGATTGTCAACAATCACACGTCGAGACGCTTGAGACTCAAGGGCCCGCCTATGGTTCAGATCTACGCCCCACCCTCAACAAGAGTGTCACTTACGATGCCTCATCAGCGCCTCCATCTCCACCCTTGTTCAAGATCAACACGAACTTCTCCTCTATTCAGAAGAATAAAATTACCTGCTCGATCGACCCGGATCATCCCCCTTCCAAGAAACCCTTCAATTTCGGGAGCTTCATTTCGGACACAAACTTCGTGGGCAGTTTGAGTCCGCCCAATTCTCAAACTCAAGGTCGGAGCTCGTCCAATAGTTCAAATGAATCCCATGAGGTACTTTCGAGCGTGTGGTGTATGGACTGCAGTGATCAGCTCATTTTGGTGGGATGCGCTCATGGGCGCATCGAAGCGTGGGATGCCCGAACAGGGGCATTCAAG TGCGCCTACGATGATGGCACCGGAATTGGCGTGACCCACATCAAGATGATCGGCCACAAAGTGGTCTTGGCACGTTTAGCCGGCTACATTGAGTTCTTGGAGTTGGCGAGCACCCAAAATCTCGAGAAAATTCCCAGAATGCCGAAACGGAACCTACCCGACACACCAGCCAGAAGAT ACCACGTTCGCTCGCATAGTGGGATCTCCCTGGATAACGGTTCAGATCCCACAATGGTCGAAGACATTTATTTGGCTTGGCTTCAAGCCATTCGCGCTCATCAGCAGCCCGTGTCATGTCTCGAATATGGCGGGGGTCGTGTCTTGACCGGATCCATGGACCACACAATCCGCATTTTCCGTCTCGAAGACCATTTCAACATCTACACCCTTCACGGGCATTGTGGGCCCATTTCGACCGCTTTTGTAGACGGGACGGTGGCCAATTGTGCGGGCTCCGGCTCGCAAGACGGCATGATTTGTGTGTGGGACCTACTAACTGGGGCCTGCATGTACTCGATTCTGGCCCATGACGGTGAAGTGCTGTGCTTGACGTACTCGCCCAGCTACGTAATATCCATGGGGTCCGATTCCAAGCTCTGCGTTTGGGAGCGCTTCCAGGGGCATCTCATTAACACGATACTTTTG GATGGTGGGAGCTTTAGTCGCGATATCATAATGCTGACTCACAATCTCATGGTGACGAGTCGCAAATGCGATCTCGTGGTTTGGGATGCCCGTTTACCGGATCCGGTGAAAATCGTACGCTTGGGCGAGAAGTTCGGGATACATTCGGTGAAAATGATGAAGCACCTAGGAGATACCATTGCCTGTAATTTTGGCAACCAACTTCGTTTGATTCACTTTCCTTTGTTGTCCGACAAGAAGGATTAA